From the Rhinoderma darwinii isolate aRhiDar2 chromosome 12, aRhiDar2.hap1, whole genome shotgun sequence genome, one window contains:
- the LOC142665020 gene encoding fibrinogen-like protein 1 — translation MNLFRCLLLVSLYYQQTKAYDQSQKVQGYDCSDIWERDNVTTSGIYKIKPKLATFSFPVFCEMTENGGWTLIQKHDGADGLDFERMWKEYENGFGKLQGEHWLGLRYIYPLTQQKNRPSKLRISIGDFDGREAYAEYSPFHIGNAKTSYKLLAGNYSGTAGDAFLGDAEVNGTNQYGSSFSTWDHATDNCHPQCLCDDIMFLSCSEQFSAGWWFNQCGSANLNGVWRTPTRHRYWDTSVSWPTWKPNESLKFSKMYLIHS, via the exons ATGAACCTCTTCAGATGTCTCTTATTAGTAAGCCTGTATTACCAGCAAACTAAAGCATAC GATCAATCTCAAAAGGTTCAAG GATATGACTGCTCAGATATTTGGGAAAGAGATAATGTTACTACCAGTGGAATATACAAGATAAAACCAAAACTAGCTACGTTCTCATTTCCG GTATTCTGTGAAATGACTGAAAATGGTGGCTGGACTCTTATCCAAAAACATGATGGAGCAGATGGATTAGACTTTGAGAGAATGTGGAAAGAGTATGAAAATGGATTTGGCAAACTTCAAG GTGAACACTGGCTTGGACTCCGGTACATATATCCTCTGACACAGCAGAAAAACAGACCCTCCAAATTGCGCATCAGCATTGGGGACTTTGATGGTAGAGAAGCTTATGCAGAGTACAGTCCCTTCCACATTGGGAATGCGAAAACCTCCTATAAATTGTTAGCAGGAAATTACTCGGGTACAGCTG GAGACGCCTTCCTTGGAGATGCAGAAGTTAACGGGACCAACCAGTACGGCAGCTCATTCAGCACTTGGGATCACGCCACCGATAACTGTCACCCACAATGTCTCTGTGATGACATAATGTTTCTCAGTTGCAGTGAACAATTCAGTGCCGGCTGGTGGTTTAACCAATGTGGATCAGCAAATCTGAATGGAGTTTGGCGCACACCAACAAGACATAGATACTGGGACACTTCTGTGTCGTGGCCAACATGGAAACCCAACGAGTCCTTAAAATTCAGCAAAATGTATCTGATTCACAGTTAG